In one Juglans regia cultivar Chandler chromosome 11, Walnut 2.0, whole genome shotgun sequence genomic region, the following are encoded:
- the LOC109003914 gene encoding protein NETWORKED 2A-like, producing the protein MLQRAASNAYSWWWASHVRTKQSRWLEQNLQDLEEKVKETLKIIDNDGDSFAQRAEMYYRRRPELINFVEEAFRAYRALAERYDHLSKELQSANRTIATVFPERAQYAMDDDEENLPGTSFPSDDPNKQDQDVAAVPKPSIPKVPDIPKKDFRSQSMSVSRKKPIKRTASTTAKAAAVPSSGLSKTEALEEIDMLLKEILALQTEKEFVHSLYKRKYEKFWEIECQITQMHKRVCDLQDEFGVGTVIEDDEARTLMVATALNSCKQTLVKLREKQEQAAEEARVERQRIEEAHQKFGTLKDEFLSKRADCLENNSPELKNIDQGINIDEEQEGHAMELPRQKIEEQIDLNSKTSLTVMELADKIDELVNKVATLETCVSTQTAMVKRLRSEIDELQAHIRSLEEEKESLVESSDVMRKKLKETEEELRRVKNLNQSVEHQRNNLQTHFTEASSGLDNLSGKLKTVKQDEKVEDTELLQEVKAVPDAEPENKSVENSGKIVPSDEPVISEEVMAEEEEKKDDEILEILALNNSNTVEDENQPDLSSDLGLMPEKPKEPMQQEKDEKQDSSPIVDGDLVIETRELEAEEEEDQPIWRKLFVKGLEDREKILLEEYTSVLHNFKSARKKLSEVENKNRDSIFELGMQIRELKSAIVSKDEVIQTLLQKLSNPQASPYTTPEYKYIQQESKPQAATSQNSDTVSSNTNQKSLSDLFSEQPFEPTGTSKESPANLEATLTKEEKNNKFEVNLDNEKHATSPVEERVRSDIDGLLEENLEFWLRFSTSVHQIQKFQSSIQDLHAELMELKHKKQEGGGKHQTGKSDIRPIYRHLREIQTELSLWMEHNALLKEELQSRFSSLCNIQDEISRISNADSRAEKTELSQYKAAKFQGEVLNMKQENNKVSDELQAGLNRVRAMKDDVEKTVAQLDDELGISASKKYYTTGARIPLRSFLFGVKLKKQRPSIFSCVNPALQKQYSDLAAGLPT; encoded by the exons atgttgcAGAGAGCAGCAAGTAATGCATATTCATGGTGGTGGGCAAGCCACGTAAGGACAAAGCAGTCGAGATGGCTGGAACAAAACCTCCAAG atttGGAGGAGAAGGTGAAAGAAACGCTCAAAATCATCGACAACGATGGGGACTCCTTTGCACAGAGGGCAGAGATGTACTACAGGAGGAGGCCGGAGCTAATAAACTTCGTGGAAGAAGCGTTCCGGGCATACAGAGCTCTGGCAGAGAGATACGATCACCTCTCGAAAGAACTGCAAAGTGCCAACCGCACCATTGCCACAGTTTTCCCCGAAAGGGCTCAGTATGCAATGGATGACGATGAAGAAAATCTCCCGGGAACATCCTTTCCTTCGGATGATCCAAACAAACAGGACCAGGATGTTGCCGCTGTCCCTAAACCAAGCATTCCGAAAGTCCCAGACATTCCAAAGAAGGATTTCAGGAGCCAATCTATGTCAGTCTCAAGGAAAAAACCCATTAAAAGAACTGCTAGTACTACTGCTAAAGCTGCTGCAGTTCCGAGTTCAGGACTGAGCAAAACGGAAGCATTAGAAGAGATCGATATGCTTCTCAAAGAAATCTTGGCACTTCAAACTGAAAAGGAGTTTGTACACAGCTTGTATAAACGCAAGTATGAAAAGTTCTGGGAAATTGAATGCCAAATCACTCAAATGCATAAAAGAGTTTGCGATTTGCAAGATGAGTTTGGCGTAGGCACTGTTATTGAAGATGATGAAGCTCGAACTTTGATGGTTGCTACGGCTCTAAATTCATGCAAACAGACCTTGGTTAAGTTGCGAGAGAAACAAGAGCAAGCAGCGGAGGAGGCAAGAGTAGAGCGGCAAAGGATTGAGGAAGCCCATCAGAAGTTTGGGACTCTCAAAGATGAGTTCCTTTCCAAACGAGCCGATTGCCTAGAGAACAATAGTCCAGAGTTGAAGAATATAGACCAAGGGATAAATATTGATGAGGAACAAGAAGGACATGCCATGGAATTGCCACGGCAAAAGATTGAGGAACAGAttgatttgaattcaaaaaccTCACTCACTGTAATGGAACTAGCAGATAAGATTGATGAACTTGTAAATAAGGTTGCTACTCTGGAAACTTGTGTCTCTACTCAGACTGCTATGGTGAAGAGACTAAGGTCTGAAATAGATGAGCTTCAGGCACACATTCGAAGCTTGGAAGAGGAAAAGGAGAGTCTGGTGGAAAGTTCAGATGTTAtgagaaaaaagttaaaagagacGGAGGAGGAGTTGAGGAGAGTCAAAAATCTTAACCAAAGTGTGGAGCACCAAAGAAACAATCTCCAGACACATTTCACAGAAGCTAGTAGTGGCCTTGATAATCTTTCTGGGAAATTGAAGACTGTGAAGCAGGATGAGAAGGTCGAGGATACAGAATTGCTCCAGGAAGTGAAAGCTGTTCCTGATGCAGAACCAGAGAATAAGTCGGTCGAAAATAGTGGTAAGATAGTTCCTAGTGACGAGCCAGTGATCTCAGAGGAGGTGATGgcagaagaggaagagaagaaggaTGATGAGATTTTAGAGATTTTGGCTCTTAACAATTCCAACACAGTTGAAGACGAAAACCAGCCAGACTTGAGCAGTGACCTTGGTTTGATGCCCGAAAAACCCAAGGAACCAATGCAGCAGGAGAAAGATGAGAAGCAAGATTCTTCTCCAATAGTAGATGGTGATCTTGTTATTGAGACTCGGGAATTAGAggcagaggaggaagaagatcaACCAATCTGGAGGAAACTGTTTGTAAAGGGGTTAGAGGACAGGGAAAAGATTCTGCTAGAGGAGTACACTTCAGTTCTTCACAATTTTAAGTCAGCAAGGAAGAAGCTGAGTGAGGTGGAGAATAAAAACCGGGATAGCATCTTCGAACTGGGGATGCAGATAAGAGAACTGAAGAGTGCTATTGTCTCAAAAGATGAGGTGATCCAAACTTTACTTCAGAAATTAAGCAACCCACAAGCAAGTCCATACACTACGCCGGAGTATAAATACATACAGCAGGAAAGCAAACCTCAAGCAGCTACCTCCCAGAACTCTGATACCGTATCTTCAAACACGAATCAAAAGTCACTTTCTGATTTATTTAGTGAACAACCATTTGAACCCACAGGAACAAGCAAGGAATCGCCCGCAAACTTGGAAGCAACTCTcacaaaggaggaaaaaaataataagttcgAGGTAAATCTGGATAATGAAAAGCATGCTACTTCGCCTGTTGAAGAGAGAGTCCGTTCGGATATTGATGGACTGCTGGAGGAAAATCTAGAGTTCTGGTTGAGGTTTAGCACATCAGTTCATCAGATACAGAAGTTCCAGTCATCAATCCAGGATTTGCATGCAGAGTTAATGGAACTAAAGCATAAGAAGCAAGAAGGAGGCGGTAAACACCAAACAGGAAAATCAGATATCCGACCAATATACAGACACCTGAGAGAGATACAAACTGAACTGTCATTATGGATGGAGCACAATGCATTGCTGAAAGAAGAACTTCAGAGTAGATTCTCATCCTTGtgcaacattcaagatgagatATCAAGAATATCCAACGCAGATTCCAGAGCAGAAAAGACAGAGCTTAGTCAATATAAAGCCGCAAAGTTTCAAGGTGAGGTTCTCAACATGAAACAGGAGAACAACAAGGTTTCAGATGAACTGCAAGCAGGCCTCAACCGTGTAAGAGCAATGAAGGATGATGTTGAGAAAACAGTGGCGCAACTGGATGATGAACTTGGGATTTCAGCGTCAAAGAAATATTATACAACTGGGGCTAGAATTCCCTTGCGATCTTTCTTATTTGGGGTCAAGTTGAAGAAGCAAAGGCCATCAATCTTCTCGTGTGTGAATCCAGCACTGCAGAAACAGTACAGTGATCTAGCTGCTGGGCTGCCCACGTAG
- the LOC109003913 gene encoding uncharacterized protein LOC109003913, whose product MAVAFTNLSWWLWSGKHQEPSISNKSSINSSSESTTWESDALKFPLVKRDNIASSSRRVKRKWHSREERKIDREYDVVLVPSDGGCVSVTESDDSDWSIGWLEPLGPGFQSDDDPDDSFAVLVPCYGHGYNDLVEHSKNNILSTVGNIPYNYSDEIEKYMEQWLSSLQSH is encoded by the exons ATGGCCGTGGCTTTTACCAATCTTTCATGGTGGCTGTGGAGTGGGAAGCATCAAGAGCCTAGTATCTCCAATAAATCTTCTATAAATTCTTCATCTGAGTCGACTACGTGGGAATCCGATGCTCTGAAATTTCCTTTGGTTAAACGAGACAATATAGCCTCCTCATCGAGAAGGGTGAAGCGGAAGTGGCATAGTCGGGAAGAGCGGAAGATCGATAGGGAATATGATGTTGTTCTTGTCCCATCTGATGGGGGGTGTGTTTCAGTTACAGAGTCTGATGATTCAGATTGGTCAATCGGATGGTTGGAGCCTCTTGGCCCTGGGTTCCAGAGCGATGATGATCCTGACGACAGTTTTGCCGTGCTGGTTCCATGCTATGGGCACGGTTACAATGATCTGGTGGAGCATTCAAAGAACAATATTTTGAGCACTGTTGGCAACATCCCTTATAATTATTCAGATG AGATCGAGAAATATATGGAACAGTGGCTCTCTTCTCTTCAAAGCCACTAA